Genomic window (Myxococcales bacterium):
CGACGTCGAGGCCGAAGGCGCCCATGCGCCGCAGGTAGCGATCGTGGCGGGTCCGCGGCGGCGCGCCCGGGATCGGCGCGATCGTGCGCGCGCGCGAGGTGGCGACCGGGTTGGCGATCGCGCCGCGCTCGCCGGCGACGAGCCGCGCGACCGCGCCGTCGACGTCGGCGCCCAGGGCCGTGCGCCAGCGCCACGCCAGGACCGCGACCGGCGTCGTCACGGGCACCGCCGCAGCACCAGGCTGGCGTTGTGGCCGCCGAACCCGAACGAGTTGGAGACGGCGTGCTCGACCTGCACGCGCCGCGGGGTCGGGCCGATGACGTCGAGCGGGCACTCGGGGTCGAGGGTCTGGTGGTGCGCGGTGCCGGGCAGCGAGCCGTCGGTGAGCGCGGCCACGCACGCGGCCAGCTCGATCGCGCCGGCCGCGGCCATCAGGTGGCCGATCGCGCCCTTGATCGAGCTGACCGGCGTGCGCGCCAGCGCCGGGCCGAACACCGTCGCCAGCGCCCGGGCCTCGGCCGGGTCGTTGAGCGGCGTGCCGGTGCCGTGGGCGTTGACGTAGCCGACGTCGGCCGGCGCGATCCCGGCCCGGGCGATCGCGCGGGCGATGGCCGCGGCGGCGGCGCTACCGTCGGGGCGAGGCGCGGTGGCGCGGTAGGCGTCCTGGGTCGCGCCCCAGCCGACGATCGCCGCCAGCGCGCGGGCGCCCCGGGCGCGCGCACGGTCGGCGCGCTCGACCACGAACATCGCCGCGCCCTCGCCGATCACCAGGCCGTCGCGATCGCGATCGAACGGTCGGCACGCGTCGGGGGCGTTGCGCGGCGACGGCGCGCCCAGCCGGGCCATGCCGCCGATGCCCAGCGGGTTGACCATGCTGTCGCTGCCGCCGCACACGATCACGTCGGCGCGGCCGCGCGCGAT
Coding sequences:
- a CDS encoding beta-ketoacyl-[acyl-carrier-protein] synthase family protein — encoded protein: MTAVITGVGVVSAFGLTRADFDAGLRAGAAAVGPIRWFDASTFPVTVAGEVPLPTAPPSEGTRDRKAVFATMAAAEAWAQAGCGPAEQRAPLVIALGLEQAFLEDFAPMIEPDRIAWARAATAAGDRALAFRAPVDTAARAVRRALGLRGPTVVNVSACAAGALAVAHAAQLIARGRADVIVCGGSDSMVNPLGIGGMARLGAPSPRNAPDACRPFDRDRDGLVIGEGAAMFVVERADRARARGARALAAIVGWGATQDAYRATAPRPDGSAAAAAIARAIARAGIAPADVGYVNAHGTGTPLNDPAEARALATVFGPALARTPVSSIKGAIGHLMAAAGAIELAACVAALTDGSLPGTAHHQTLDPECPLDVIGPTPRRVQVEHAVSNSFGFGGHNASLVLRRCP